From the genome of Gracilinanus agilis isolate LMUSP501 unplaced genomic scaffold, AgileGrace unplaced_scaffold263, whole genome shotgun sequence, one region includes:
- the LOC123254605 gene encoding poly(U)-binding-splicing factor PUF60-like, with protein MENGQSTAAKLGLPPLTPEQQEALQKAKKYAMEQTIKSVLVKQTIAHQQQQLTNHQMAAVTMGFGDPLSPLQSMAAQRQRALAIMCRVYVGSIYYELGEDTIRQAFAPFGPIKSIDMSWDSVTRKHKGFAFVEYEIPEAAQLALEQMNCVLLGGRNIKAGRPSNIGQAQPIIDQLAEEARAFNRIYVASVHQDLSDEDIKTVFEAFGTIKSCSLARDPTTGNHKGYGFIEYEKAQSSQDAVSSMNLFDLGGQYLRVGKAVTPPMPLLTPATPGGLPPAAAVAAAAATAKITAQEAAAGTAVLGTLATPGLVSPALTLAQPLGALPQAVMAAQAPGVITGVTPARPPIPVTIPSVGVVNPILASPLTLGLLEPKKENEEEELFPESERPEMLSEQEHMSISGSSARHMVMQKLLRKQE; from the exons ATGGAAAATGGGCAGAGCACAGCAGCAAAGCTGGGGCTGCCACCCCTCACACCTGAGCAGCAGGAGGCCCTCCAAAAG GCCAAGAAGTATGCTATGGAGCAGACCATCAAGAGTGTGTTGGTGAAGCAAACCATCGcccaccagcagcagcagctcaCCAACCACCAG ATGGCAGCAGTGACAATGGGCTTTGGAGATCCTCTCTCACCTTTGCAATCG aTGGCAGCTCAGAGGCAGAGGGCACTGGCAATCATGTGTCGGGTGTATGTGGGCTCCATCTACTATGAGTTGGGAGAAGACACCATCCGCCAGGCCTTCGCCCCCTTCGGTCCTATCAAGAGCATAGACATGTCCTGGGACTCAGTCACCAGGAAACACAAG GGTTTTGCCTTTGTGGAATATGAGATTCCAGAAGCAGCCCAGCTGGCCTTGGAGCAGATGAACTGTGTGCTGCTAGGAGGAAGGAATATTAAG GCGGGTAGGCCCAGTAACATCGGACAGGCCCAGCCCATCATTGACCAGCTGGCTGAAGAAGCCAGAGCCTTTAACCGCATCTACGTGGCCTCAGTGCACCAGGACCTATCAGATGAAGACATCAAGACTGTGTTTGAGGCATTTGGCACCATCAAATCATGTTCTTTGGCCCGGGACCCAACCACAGGGAACCACAAGGGCTATGGCTTCATAG AATATGAAAAGGCCCAATCATCCCAGGATGCTGTGTCATCCATGAATCTCTTTGACCTGGGGGGCCAGTACCTTCGAGTAGGCAAGGCAGTCACACCACCTATGCCCCTGCTTACACCTGCCACTCCTGGGGGTCTCCCACCTGCAGCTGCTGTGGCAGCTGCTGCTGCCACAGCCAAGATCACTGCCCAG GAAGCAGCGGCTGGTACAGCTGTACTGGGCACTCTGGCCACACCTGGGCTAGTGTCACCAGCACTGACTCTGGCCCAGCCCCTAGGAGCTCTGCCACAAGCTGTCATGGCAGCCCAGGCCCCTGGAGTCATCACAG GTGTGACTCCTGCAAGACCTCCCATCCCTGTCACCATTCCTTCTGTGGGGGTGGTGAACCCCATTCTGGCTAGCCCTCTGACACTAGGCCTCTTGGAGCCTAAGAAGGAGAATGAAGAGGAGGAACTGTTCCCTGAATCAGAGCGGCCAGAGATGCTGAGTGAGCAGGAGCACATGAGCATTTCAGGCAGTAGTGCCCGCCACATGGTCATGCAGAAGCTGCTGCGGAAACAGGAG